One window of Epinephelus fuscoguttatus linkage group LG9, E.fuscoguttatus.final_Chr_v1 genomic DNA carries:
- the LOC125894237 gene encoding protein INSYN2B isoform X2, with protein sequence MGRRVADPTNPVPALGVPLAGGRWGPLCSVGVQTSPGLRTLPSIKRHGSQPTNTHRPLAMATGKTATVETGGVIRSDSNGLPVSKETSQNEINSLTQDDMGSQGSGSGVYCQIKTIRTNPKDAREKRTARYTNGSVVASDVVGGVCTEATEGKEPAGERRRVQSLRGETHRSVLKTGSVCTTVHATPPRPCRVMATSPPSLCGTCGRRRSQITPCTGACRRRAVNQITASQTLPNPPRKPSVAQSRKECALDSQSYPKNTETANTSAHTSAKTSQIPQLSHTIPKTHSSHSNHMSHTQNKTKESKQQTRPHSADFSHYKDSATQTTETHMHNNTEKTTATTHTPRPHTPSTEAAEPQPTEKQKSDLAKIQHNDEHSSVRITSKHPAPSVHSDLKSTNTPPLPAKNSTTPTCTKPATPAAQTKNTQETTNAPKQTGRIRLKDYAKQKSKSFDDHTLPCKTHMKAQCNGAPGGLLGAPIGNAPRGLERQLQSVEENLQSNQEKIKVLLNVIQDLEKSKALSEGRSSYRTGQDINNCPTCQKTACIIYSFRDFLSCSTFPLFFLHTCKYNHVYTHAN encoded by the exons ATGGGCAGGAGGGTGGCTGACCCAACCAATCCGGTGCCTGCGCTGGGGGTTCCCCTGGCAGGGGGGCGATGGGGCCCGCTGTGCAGTGTCGGGGTGCAAACATCTCCCGGACTGCGGACTCTCCCCTCTATCAAACGACACGGCAGCCAACCAACCAACACTCATCGGCCACTCGCCATGGCAACAGGCAAAACAGCGACAGTGGAGACAGGGGGAGTTATCAGAAGTGACAGCAACGGTCTGCCGGTGTCCAAGGAGACATCTCAGAACGAGATCAACAGCCTGACACAGGACGACATGGGGTCACAGGGGTCAGGCAGCGGAGTTTACTGCCAAATCAAAACTATACGGACAAACCCAAAGGACGCAAGGGAGAAAAGGACAGCTCGGTATACAAATGGCAGTGTGGTAGCCTCTGATGTGGTGGGGGGGGTTTGCACTGAGGCCACAGAAGGTAAGGAGCCAGccggagagaggaggagggtgcaGTCTCTGCGTGGGGAGACTCATCGCTCTGTATTAAAGACAGGGAGTGTTTGCACAACTGTGCATGCTACCCCACCACGGCCCTGCCGAGTGATGGCGACTTCCCCACCCAGCCTGTGTGGGACATGCGGGAGAAGGCGATCACAGATTACACCGTGCACAGGAGCATGTCGCAGGAGGGCTGTCAATCAAATAACAGCCAGCCAGACTTTACCTAATCCGCCACGGAAACCGTCTGTGGCTCAGTCGAGAAAAGAATGTGCTCTGGACTCTCAGTCTTACcccaaaaacacagagacagcaaacacctctgcacacacatcGGCAAAGACTTCTCAAATACCACAGCTGTCACACACTATACCAAAAACACACAGCTCACATTCCAAccacatgtcacacacacagaacaaaacaaaagagtCAAAGCAGCAAACAAGGCCACATTCTGCAGACTTTTCTCATTACAAGGACTCAGCCACACaaacaacagagacacacatgcacaacaacacagagaaaacCACAGCTACCACACATACACCACGGCCACACACACCATCCACAGAAGCAGCAGAGCCACAGCcgactgaaaaacaaaagtctGACTTGGCTAAAATCCAGCACAATGATGAACACTCATCAGTCCGTATCACTTCCAAACATCCAGCTCCTTCTGTTCACAGTGACTTAAAATCTACCAACACCCCACCTCTCCCAGCAAAAAACTCTACCACACCCACTTGTACCAAACCGGCCACACCTGCAGCGCAAACCAAAaacacccaggagaccactaaTGCTCCCAAACAAACAGGCCGGATCAGACTCAAGGACTACGCAAAACAGAAGAGTAAATCATTCGATGACCACACTCTGCCTTGTAAGACGCAtatgaaagcacaatgtaatggGGCCCCAGGAGGGTTGTTGGGTGCACCCATAGGGAATGCACCACGAGGGCTGGAGAGGCAGTTGCAGAGTGTGGAGGAGAACCTCCAGTCCAATCAGGAGAAGATCAAGGTGCTCCTCAATGTCATTCAAGACCTGGAGAAGAGCAAGGCCCTCAGCGAAGG TCGCAGCTCATACAGAACTGGTCAGGACATAAACAACTGCCCCACCTGCCAAAAGACAGCATGCATCATCTACAG tttCAGAGATTTTCTTTCCTGCTCCACTTTCCCTTTGTTTTTcctacacacatgcaaatataaTCATGTATACACACATGCTAATTAG
- the LOC125894237 gene encoding protein INSYN2B isoform X1 produces MGRRVADPTNPVPALGVPLAGGRWGPLCSVGVQTSPGLRTLPSIKRHGSQPTNTHRPLAMATGKTATVETGGVIRSDSNGLPVSKETSQNEINSLTQDDMGSQGSGSGVYCQIKTIRTNPKDAREKRTARYTNGSVVASDVVGGVCTEATEGKEPAGERRRVQSLRGETHRSVLKTGSVCTTVHATPPRPCRVMATSPPSLCGTCGRRRSQITPCTGACRRRAVNQITASQTLPNPPRKPSVAQSRKECALDSQSYPKNTETANTSAHTSAKTSQIPQLSHTIPKTHSSHSNHMSHTQNKTKESKQQTRPHSADFSHYKDSATQTTETHMHNNTEKTTATTHTPRPHTPSTEAAEPQPTEKQKSDLAKIQHNDEHSSVRITSKHPAPSVHSDLKSTNTPPLPAKNSTTPTCTKPATPAAQTKNTQETTNAPKQTGRIRLKDYAKQKSKSFDDHTLPCKTHMKAQCNGAPGGLLGAPIGNAPRGLERQLQSVEENLQSNQEKIKVLLNVIQDLEKSKALSEGRSSYRTGQDINNCPTCQKTACIIYSVEHDFRQQEGRFQVVMEALEGDYDVPAPTLTKPTPAPSASTSSRPSTKTRVKKLRKKCFWWL; encoded by the exons ATGGGCAGGAGGGTGGCTGACCCAACCAATCCGGTGCCTGCGCTGGGGGTTCCCCTGGCAGGGGGGCGATGGGGCCCGCTGTGCAGTGTCGGGGTGCAAACATCTCCCGGACTGCGGACTCTCCCCTCTATCAAACGACACGGCAGCCAACCAACCAACACTCATCGGCCACTCGCCATGGCAACAGGCAAAACAGCGACAGTGGAGACAGGGGGAGTTATCAGAAGTGACAGCAACGGTCTGCCGGTGTCCAAGGAGACATCTCAGAACGAGATCAACAGCCTGACACAGGACGACATGGGGTCACAGGGGTCAGGCAGCGGAGTTTACTGCCAAATCAAAACTATACGGACAAACCCAAAGGACGCAAGGGAGAAAAGGACAGCTCGGTATACAAATGGCAGTGTGGTAGCCTCTGATGTGGTGGGGGGGGTTTGCACTGAGGCCACAGAAGGTAAGGAGCCAGccggagagaggaggagggtgcaGTCTCTGCGTGGGGAGACTCATCGCTCTGTATTAAAGACAGGGAGTGTTTGCACAACTGTGCATGCTACCCCACCACGGCCCTGCCGAGTGATGGCGACTTCCCCACCCAGCCTGTGTGGGACATGCGGGAGAAGGCGATCACAGATTACACCGTGCACAGGAGCATGTCGCAGGAGGGCTGTCAATCAAATAACAGCCAGCCAGACTTTACCTAATCCGCCACGGAAACCGTCTGTGGCTCAGTCGAGAAAAGAATGTGCTCTGGACTCTCAGTCTTACcccaaaaacacagagacagcaaacacctctgcacacacatcGGCAAAGACTTCTCAAATACCACAGCTGTCACACACTATACCAAAAACACACAGCTCACATTCCAAccacatgtcacacacacagaacaaaacaaaagagtCAAAGCAGCAAACAAGGCCACATTCTGCAGACTTTTCTCATTACAAGGACTCAGCCACACaaacaacagagacacacatgcacaacaacacagagaaaacCACAGCTACCACACATACACCACGGCCACACACACCATCCACAGAAGCAGCAGAGCCACAGCcgactgaaaaacaaaagtctGACTTGGCTAAAATCCAGCACAATGATGAACACTCATCAGTCCGTATCACTTCCAAACATCCAGCTCCTTCTGTTCACAGTGACTTAAAATCTACCAACACCCCACCTCTCCCAGCAAAAAACTCTACCACACCCACTTGTACCAAACCGGCCACACCTGCAGCGCAAACCAAAaacacccaggagaccactaaTGCTCCCAAACAAACAGGCCGGATCAGACTCAAGGACTACGCAAAACAGAAGAGTAAATCATTCGATGACCACACTCTGCCTTGTAAGACGCAtatgaaagcacaatgtaatggGGCCCCAGGAGGGTTGTTGGGTGCACCCATAGGGAATGCACCACGAGGGCTGGAGAGGCAGTTGCAGAGTGTGGAGGAGAACCTCCAGTCCAATCAGGAGAAGATCAAGGTGCTCCTCAATGTCATTCAAGACCTGGAGAAGAGCAAGGCCCTCAGCGAAGG TCGCAGCTCATACAGAACTGGTCAGGACATAAACAACTGCCCCACCTGCCAAAAGACAGCATGCATCATCTACAG CGTGGAGCATGATTTCCGACAGCAGGAGGGACGCTTCCAGGTGGTCATGGAGGCTCTGGAGGGGGATTATGACGTGCCTGCACCCACTCTGACCAAGCCCACACCAGCTCCATCCGCCTCCACCTCCAGCCGCCCGAGCACGAAGACCCGTGTCAAGAAACTCCGCAAGAAATGTTTCTGGTGGCTGTAA